A window from Leptothermofonsia sichuanensis E412 encodes these proteins:
- a CDS encoding glycosyltransferase family 4 protein, with protein sequence MDSTTRLHATFYSIVPSPYQRDLFYALSQRPEIQLTVYYLEPASPDSPWSLKPLQPYEKILPGTCLSWGLSRFHLNWHLPDLKQTDIVVLNGYQSLTSQIILNYTTRKIPCIFWGEKMVAASGGVKGKLQKALAKGLQQCSAIAAIGSRAVADYQNRFPDKPIFNIPYYCDLSPFSTDMPQRPREPITILLCGQMIARKGVDLLLNAFERLIQSGYTARLLLVGREAELPHMLKSVSPETRQQIEYAGFQEPEHLPRFFRQADLFVLPSRYDGWGVVVNQALGAGLPIICADAVGAAQDLVEPGVNGFIFQPGDTDGLLQALTHYLQHPEQIQAASQASLQKAAAWSPAVGANRWLEVLEKFTDKGNYPRNRI encoded by the coding sequence TATTACCTGGAACCTGCCAGCCCCGATTCGCCCTGGAGCCTGAAACCTCTCCAGCCTTACGAAAAGATTCTGCCAGGAACCTGCCTCTCCTGGGGACTGTCCCGGTTCCATCTCAACTGGCACCTGCCCGATCTCAAGCAAACAGATATTGTGGTGTTGAATGGATATCAAAGTCTGACATCTCAGATCATCCTGAATTACACCACCCGGAAAATTCCCTGCATCTTCTGGGGTGAAAAGATGGTAGCAGCTTCCGGCGGGGTGAAGGGGAAGCTGCAAAAAGCACTGGCAAAAGGATTGCAACAATGCAGTGCGATCGCGGCGATCGGTTCCAGAGCCGTTGCAGACTACCAGAACCGCTTCCCTGACAAGCCCATCTTCAACATTCCCTACTACTGCGATCTGTCCCCTTTCAGTACGGATATGCCCCAGCGCCCACGGGAACCGATCACGATTCTGTTGTGTGGACAGATGATTGCCCGTAAGGGCGTCGATCTGCTGTTGAATGCCTTTGAGCGGCTGATTCAATCAGGCTACACTGCCCGCCTGCTACTGGTGGGGCGGGAGGCAGAACTGCCCCACATGCTGAAATCCGTCTCGCCTGAAACCAGACAGCAGATTGAATACGCCGGGTTTCAGGAACCCGAACATTTACCCCGGTTCTTTCGACAGGCAGACCTGTTTGTGCTCCCCAGTCGCTATGACGGTTGGGGGGTTGTGGTGAATCAGGCCTTGGGTGCCGGGTTGCCCATCATTTGTGCTGATGCGGTGGGTGCTGCTCAAGATCTGGTAGAACCGGGGGTGAACGGGTTTATTTTTCAACCTGGGGATACGGATGGGCTGCTACAGGCGCTCACCCATTATTTGCAACATCCTGAACAGATCCAGGCTGCCAGTCAGGCTTCGCTACAGAAAGCTGCCGCCTGGTCGCCAGCCGTGGGAGCAAACCGCTGGCTTGAAGTTTTGGAAAAGTTTACGGATAAGGGCAACTATCCCAGAAATAGGATTTAG
- a CDS encoding O-antigen polymerase: protein MSMSNDYYEPYSDSLSTYAYPEKKYYPPAASPEGTFIFLIGLAAAYVLIPTSAAPSEMARTVAIISAAALGISILLDSRKGLQNLLRADLICLVGIYFLTLVEFLFPQTEFDERLTVEQTYQALVVVLVGLAALAIGRHLVSQKPARSSQLNFGDISNSLLIWVLIVSAFLGYLDMLLSVDFNIPEMVDAMLSPRFTQPWVRPKLGSWRTFITELNLLLYVIPALAGVVWNRRRSFSAFQLSIVAVLFLFTLFFGFSGGTRNIFVAYLSIFLVSYLVTLPKHNFRNTVVPIIGTALLTLFASYHMLEFRTMGLRNYLENQVYAGDTVRDTLSVDYNLWSIGMITDALPAKHEFLGFEIIYWALIRPIPRVLFPGKPEDLSLTIEEIAGAEGWTVAATYLGEAYMAWGMVGVIVISLLFGALAAWWNRMALQRQSAYAMMTYALGFATAGITMRSMFWLTTMSLPIVALLGLKKTGLIRLRKVTPLP from the coding sequence ATGTCAATGTCAAATGATTATTACGAGCCATATTCTGATTCGTTATCTACTTATGCTTATCCTGAGAAAAAGTATTATCCACCAGCAGCTTCCCCAGAAGGTACTTTCATTTTTCTGATTGGACTGGCGGCAGCTTATGTTTTAATTCCGACCTCCGCGGCACCCTCTGAAATGGCAAGAACCGTGGCCATTATTAGTGCAGCAGCCTTAGGGATCAGCATCTTACTGGATAGTCGAAAAGGACTGCAAAATCTATTAAGGGCAGATTTAATCTGCCTGGTGGGAATTTATTTCCTCACGCTGGTGGAGTTTCTGTTTCCCCAAACAGAATTTGATGAGCGACTGACCGTGGAGCAAACCTATCAGGCACTTGTGGTGGTTCTGGTAGGTTTGGCGGCTCTGGCGATCGGTCGCCATTTGGTATCCCAGAAACCTGCCCGCTCCAGTCAGCTAAACTTTGGAGATATTTCCAATTCTCTATTAATTTGGGTCTTAATTGTGTCAGCATTTCTGGGCTACCTGGATATGCTGCTTTCAGTTGATTTTAATATTCCTGAAATGGTTGATGCCATGCTGTCACCCAGATTCACCCAACCCTGGGTCAGGCCCAAACTGGGCAGTTGGCGTACCTTTATCACAGAGCTTAACCTGCTGCTTTACGTCATTCCCGCTCTGGCTGGAGTGGTATGGAATCGCCGCCGTTCATTTTCAGCGTTTCAACTGAGTATTGTGGCAGTGCTATTTCTATTTACACTGTTTTTTGGATTTTCAGGCGGAACGCGCAATATTTTTGTTGCCTATCTATCTATTTTTCTTGTGAGTTACCTGGTAACGCTACCAAAGCATAATTTTAGAAACACTGTAGTCCCAATCATTGGAACAGCACTCCTGACTTTGTTTGCGAGTTATCACATGCTTGAGTTCAGGACCATGGGCTTAAGAAATTATCTGGAGAATCAGGTCTATGCCGGTGATACGGTGAGAGATACTCTATCGGTTGACTACAATCTCTGGTCGATCGGTATGATTACCGATGCTTTACCTGCCAAACACGAGTTCCTGGGGTTTGAAATCATTTATTGGGCATTGATCAGACCAATTCCCAGAGTTCTGTTTCCTGGCAAACCAGAAGACTTGAGCCTCACCATTGAGGAAATTGCTGGTGCAGAAGGGTGGACTGTGGCAGCAACCTATCTGGGTGAAGCCTATATGGCATGGGGCATGGTGGGAGTCATTGTCATTTCTCTGTTGTTTGGTGCTCTGGCAGCCTGGTGGAACCGCATGGCACTGCAAAGACAATCCGCTTATGCCATGATGACCTACGCTCTGGGCTTCGCAACGGCTGGAATCACTATGCGCAGCATGTTCTGGCTAACAACAATGAGTTTGCCAATTGTGGCCCTGCTTGGTTTGAAGAAAACAGGTCTGATCCGATTGAGAAAAGTGACTCCTTTACCTTAA
- a CDS encoding glycosyltransferase family 4 protein: MPSRRLRVLFLASYFPKPDNPLMGTWALSQAQALARQDIDLLVASFTAWVPASLALTPGAKAYAHCPQHYTWSGSVDTRYPRWLYYPVNPFKRWAYTDPVPYLKLAWGSARQELCQIITEFQPDVIFCHHSLPNGWVVAQLPPPFRRPFLTLDHDFDEIRDCHIYPRRRMAIQTVADHAWAMLAVASRMEHDIQQLFPQVRSLTHHNGVDPIPQSLWNQPRPSELWHKKIILSCALFAERKGIPLLIEAFYQIASAHPNAILRIIGSGPDEENVRATVERLNLGDRVQLLGKKPHPEVLQEMVWADGFALVGWDEPFATVYLEAMAAGLPILCCSDGGINDVIQNEVHGFTVPPKDMAATAAALDRMLIDDVRRREMGVNARQLIHQKLTWDARAKELLDLFEKAVSSPVQNVAIA, translated from the coding sequence ATGCCTTCCCGCCGCCTGCGCGTCCTGTTCCTGGCATCCTACTTTCCCAAGCCAGATAATCCTCTGATGGGTACCTGGGCACTGTCCCAGGCCCAGGCACTTGCCCGTCAGGATATAGATCTACTGGTCGCGTCTTTTACTGCCTGGGTGCCTGCCAGTCTGGCTCTCACCCCTGGCGCAAAGGCCTATGCCCACTGCCCCCAGCACTACACCTGGTCAGGTTCAGTGGATACCCGTTACCCCCGCTGGCTCTATTACCCGGTAAATCCCTTTAAGCGGTGGGCATATACTGACCCTGTCCCCTATCTCAAACTGGCCTGGGGGTCTGCCCGGCAGGAGCTTTGCCAGATCATTACAGAATTTCAACCAGATGTGATCTTCTGTCACCACAGCCTGCCCAATGGGTGGGTTGTGGCTCAGCTTCCGCCCCCTTTTCGACGCCCTTTCCTGACCCTGGATCACGATTTTGATGAAATCAGGGATTGTCACATCTACCCCCGTCGTCGAATGGCGATTCAAACTGTGGCAGACCATGCCTGGGCAATGTTGGCAGTGGCGAGCCGGATGGAGCATGATATTCAACAATTATTTCCCCAGGTGCGGAGCCTGACCCACCATAACGGAGTTGACCCTATCCCCCAATCCCTCTGGAATCAACCACGCCCCTCTGAACTCTGGCATAAAAAAATCATTCTGTCCTGTGCCTTGTTTGCCGAGCGCAAAGGAATTCCCCTTCTGATTGAGGCCTTCTACCAGATTGCCTCTGCCCATCCCAATGCGATTCTGCGGATTATTGGGTCTGGTCCCGATGAGGAGAACGTGCGGGCTACGGTTGAGAGGTTAAACCTGGGCGATCGCGTCCAACTGCTGGGTAAAAAGCCCCACCCTGAAGTGCTGCAAGAAATGGTGTGGGCAGACGGCTTTGCCCTGGTGGGTTGGGATGAACCCTTTGCCACGGTTTACCTGGAAGCAATGGCAGCCGGGTTGCCCATCCTCTGCTGTAGTGATGGCGGCATCAATGATGTGATTCAAAACGAGGTTCATGGCTTCACCGTTCCTCCTAAAGATATGGCGGCTACGGCAGCAGCACTGGATCGGATGTTAATTGATGATGTCAGACGTAGAGAAATGGGTGTTAATGCCCGTCAGCTAATTCATCAGAAATTAACCTGGGATGCCAGGGCAAAGGAGTTATTGGATTTGTTTGAGAAAGCAGTTTCAAGTCCAGTTCAGAATGTAGCGATCGCATAA